Within the Solibacillus silvestris genome, the region CCGTCAAATTAAAATGTACAGACATATTGAAAGCCCATGTTGAAATTACTCAACATGGGCTTCTTAATGATTATTTTGACACTTCGTATTGCTTCATGAATTTTAAAAGTTCTTCGTAGTAAGCATTGAAAGTTGGAATATCCATTTGCTGCTGCTGATCCGATAATGCAACTGATGGATCTGGATGCACTTCTGCCATTACTCCATCTGCTCCAATAGCGATTGCCGCTTTTGAACATGGCAATAATAAATCACGACGTCCTGTAGAGTGCGTCACGTCTACCATTACCGGTAAATGTGTTTCTTGTTTTAAAATCGGAACTGCAGAAATATCCAATGTGTTACGAGTTGCTTTTTCATATGTGCGAATACCGCGTTCACATAAAATAATGTTTTCATTACCTTTTGACATAATGTATTCTGCTGCATGAATAAACTCATCGATTGTCGCTGCTAAACCACGTTTTAATAAAACTGGTTTATTTGTTGCTCCAGCCGCTTTTAACAGTTCAAAGTTTTGCATATTGCGGGCACCAATTTGAATAACATCGATGTAGTCCAATGCATGGTCTAAATCAGCAGGTGTTACGATTTCTGTGATGACACCTAAACCGTACTCTTTAGAAACATCCTTTAAAATCTTTAGACCTTCCAGACCTAAGCCTTGGAAATCATATGGAGATGTACGTGGTTTGTATGCACCACCGCGAATTAATTTTAAGCCTTTTTCCTGAATCGTTGCAGCAACTGCAGCAACTTGCTCATATGACTCAACCGCACACGGTCCAAATACGAAAGAAGGAGCTCCTGTACCAATTAATTCACCATTTACATTAATGACAGTATCTTCTGACTTTTCTTTACGTGAAACGAGTAATTCCTTTTTCTTTTCTGCTTCTAATTGTTTAAGGGCTGTTTTGAAGATTTGTTTAAAAATATAATCAACCGTCATTTGATTTAAAGGACCGTTATTATTTTCCTTAATTAAGTCAAGCATGTGACGCTCACGAAGTGGATCATAGCGATTGACACCTTGCTTTTCTTTAATTTTACCGATTTCTTCTACTACTGATGCACGTTCATTAATTAAACGTAAAATTTCTAAGTTCAAGCTGTCAATCTGGCTGCGTAAGCTTTCTAAATCTTGTTGATGCATATTCCTCTACCCCTCTTCTTTGCGTATCCGGCACTTTCAGATAAATAAAAAGTATGATACATTTTTAAGTAATAAACTTATTATAATCAAACTATTGTAGAATGTCACGTCTTTTTAATTTAGCGATTCAACTCGCTAAAGTATATTGTGATAATAATTGAAAGGAAGCGTTTTCATATGGCAAACAAATTGTTCGCACTTGATATCGGAACACGCTCCGTTGTCGGCATTATTTTAGAGCAACATGCAGATACCTATCATGTGGCCGATATTTTAGTAAGAGAACATAAAGAACGGGCAATGGTTGATGGTCAAATACATAATGTTTTGTACGTAGCCGAGCTTATACAGGAAATTAAGAATGAATTGGAAGAGACGCATGGACCTTTGGAAAAAGTAAGTGTTGCAGCAGCAGGACGGGCATTAAAAACCGAACAGGCCAGTGTTTCCATTTCTATTAAAAACCGACCGATCTTTACGGAAGAAGATATTAACCGCCTGGAACTGCAAGCAGTACAACAGGCCCAGCAACAATTATTGCTTCATAAGGAAGATACAAAAAATAATCATTATTACTGTGTCGGCTATTCTGTTTTGTATTTCCGTCTGGATGGTGAAGAAATTGGAAGTCTTCTCGATCAGCAAGGTGAGGAAGCATCCGTAGAAGTGATTGCCACTTTCCTGCCACGTGTTGTTGTGGAATCATTGCTTGCTGCATTAAAACGGGCCAATTTGGAAATGGAAGCCCTCACTTTAGAACCGATTGCCGCAATAAATGTGCTGATCCCTCCTTCAATGCGCCGTTTGAATGTAGCACTTGTTGATATTGGTGCGGGAACATCGGATATTGCCATTACAGATAAAAGCACGGTTGTAGCATATGGGATGGTGCCGACTGCTGGCGATGAAATTACGGAAAGTTTAAGTGACCATTATTTATTGGATTTTCCGGTCGCTGAAATGGCCAAACGACAATTACATACGAGTGATGAAGTTCTTATTCAGGATATTTTAGGATTTGACGAATATTTTCCACGTGAAGAAGTGATCAAAGCAATATATCCTGCCATTGAAAACTTGGCAAAGTCCATCGGAGAAGAAATTTTACGGTTAAACAACAACACACCTCCAAAAGCGGTCATGCTAGTAGGTGGAGGAAGTTTAACCCCCCACTTAACAGAAGAAATCGGAAAAATATTAAATTTACCGGCTAACCGTGTGGCGGTACGTGATGTGAATGCCATTCAGAATTTAACACGCGCACCACATATTGCAGCAACGCCTGAGCTTGTGACACCGATCGGGATTGCGATTGCCGCACAAAAATCACCGATTCATTACATGTCTATTAAAGTAAACGAACAAGTTGTACGCCTCTTTGAGTTGAAGGAAATGACAGTCGGGGATGCTTTTTTGGCTGCGAACGTCAGAGCAAAACAACTATATGGAAAGCCAGGACATGGTTTGTCGATTACAGTGAACGGTCAAAATGTTTTCGTACCTGGGGAGCATGGACAGCCAGCACAGATCATATTGAATGGTGAACATGCATCGATTAAATCCCTTATTAAAAATGGAGATCAAATACAACTGATTCCCGGAAAAGATGGGTCAGGCGCATCTGTTACGATAGGGGAAATTATTGATCATGCTTCCGTAAAGATTGTGACAATCCAAGAAACGCAATATACTATTGGACCGAAAATATTCGTAAACGGGAAAATCGGAAAAATGGATTCGCTTTTACAGGACCGCGATGTAATTGTCGTCGAAACAAGCGAAACGGTGGAAGATGTATTGAAATTAATAAACTATTCTATACATGCAAAGCAGTTCCAACCGTATTTTGTCCATATCGATGGGAAACCTGTATCCTTCCCTGATTTTTCATCTCAGCTTTACATTAATGGTAAGCCCGGGAAACTGCATTACCCTGTTCAAAATAGTGATAACATTACATTTAAACAGCGTCATTTACCTACTGCTGAGCAAATTGCCGCCCATTTGAATTTGTTATTGGAAGAAAAGGTGATTGTTACGTTCCAGCAAGAACAGGTGGAACTTGTAAAAACAGCGAGAGATTTTTCTGTAAACGGTCAAGTTGTACAGCGTGAAGCAACAGTGCCGAATGGGGCTACAATTAGTATTATCGAAAAAGAGTCAAGCAAATGGATTTATCAGGATGTCTTTCGATTTTCCAGCTGGCAGCTTCCTGCGTCATTTAAAGGGTCATTTACGATTTTAAAGAATGGGCAGCCTTCTTCATTTGATGCTGAAATATTTGGTGGCGATCAACTGGAAATCCATCTAACTGATCAGCCGATTGTTGGTTAATAAAAAAAAGGCCCCCAAATATTTGGGAGCCTTTTTTTATTGAACATCTGAATGACGAGTTGAGTTTGCTGCGATATCTGGATCTGTATTTACGCTATCTGGATCCGGAGATTCGGCAGCGAGTACTTCTTCATCTACCATTTTATCTAATGGCAATGGTTCTTCACCTTCTGATGAAGCTGTTCCATCATCGAAAGCAGGTGGTTGTTTTGCTGTTTTGGCTTTAACTTTCTCAACAATTGAAGAAGATTGTTCTTTTAATTGCGATGAAAGTTGTGCAGTCTTTTCCTTTGCCGTGCCGGAAAGCTCAATGCCTTTATCCTTTAATGTAACAGCTTGTACTGCTACATCGTTACGCATTTCACTGCCTGTCTTCGGTGTAAGTAATAAGGCTGTCGCTACACCGACAATACCGCCTACTAAAGCACCAATGACAAAATCCTTTACATGAATTTTTTCATCATCATAAATCGAATCATTTAATCGGTTATAATCATAGTTTACGCGTTTTTCTTCCATTTTAAAAATCCCCCTTGTGATTGAGTGTCATTTTCCCATTACTTACGTTTTAAGAAACCAAATTTCGACTTTCCACCTAAACTTGGTGGTGTTTCATTTGTTTTAGTACTTGTATAAATTACATCTTCTTCATTAATCGGCTTGCGCTGACGCCATTGATCTGCAATCCCCATCGCTACATTACTCCATTGAACGACTTGCGCAATTTTATCTTCATTTTTATGCACTTCTGTTGAAATCGATGTTGTAATGCGTTGAACGGATGAATTCAAGTTATTAACAGAATCGCCAACACCTTTTACAGCATGCATTACTGAATTTAACTTCTCCGATTTATCTGAAATATCATCTGCCAATGCGTTTGTTTTTGTAAGCAGGCTCGTCGTCTCACGTGTAATGCCTTCCATTTGTCCTTCGATACCAGCAACTGTTCCCGCAATCGAATTTAAAGTATTCTTAACAGAAAACAATGTCATACCAATACTTACACATAGGACTAAAAATCCGATTGCAGCCACTAATGCCGCAATATAAAGTAATACTTCCATCAAAAATAACCTCCTCTATCTAGTTCCAATTAATACATTCGACAAAAATTGCGACAATCCTTTTCCTAGAAAAGCATTTTTTTCGCTAAAACCTCATGAAATTCAAGCTTTTCATACGTGAATACTTCTAATTTGTTATTTATTTATTCACTAAAGGCGAATGACCATTTTGTCCATGCTTTCATATTCCCCAATCTCTTGATGAATAAAACCCTTAATGAATAGAAGTTCCAACATTTATCCCGCATTAACGTGAAGTAAGACTTCCTCCTCTAGTGTTTATCAGGGTAAAAAGGCTAGGGAAATGCAAGATTGGTGAAACTAACAATCAATAGGGGATGAAGAAACCCCTACTGATTAAAGTACATTTTATGTATGGAAAAACAGCTTATCCTTCTACTTCCAGGTTAAGCTGTTTTTCAATTAATTCAAAATTGCTTCAAATGCATCTTGATATTTATGAACATCTCCCGCTCCCATAAACAGGAACACGGCATTTTCATGTTTTTTAAGTTGATCTACTGTTTCAATTGTTAAAACAGTACAGCCATCAATTAAGTTAGCTAAATCATTAATCGTAAGCTCTCCTTGCTTTTCGCGTGCAGAACCAAAAATATCACATAAATAGGTTGCGTCGGCACCGCTCAAACTATCAGCAAAGTTTTGTAAAAATGCTTTAGTTCGAGTAAACGTATGTGGCTGGAATACCGCTACAACTTCACGCTCAGGATATTTTTGTCGAGCTGATTGCAAAGTTGCCGCAATTTCTGTCGGGTGGTGTGCATAATCATCCACTAAGATCGCATTGCCAACTTTCGTTTCAGTAAAGCGACGTTTTACCCCGCCATACGTATTTAGGCGTTCTTGGATCAGCTTTGCCGGAACTCCTTCATAATGACACAGTGAAATTACCGCCAACGTGTTTAAAATCGTATGGTCACCGAATAACGGAATAAAGAATTTACTGTAAAACTCATTACGTACATAAACATCAAATTCCGTTCCTTCCGATGTTTTAACAATATTACGCGCAGAAAAATCATTTGCAGGATCAAAACCATAATAAACCACTGGTACATTGGCTTGAATTTTCTGAAGCTGTTCATCATCCCCGCAGGCAATAATTGCTTTATTCACTTGTAAAGCCAGCTGTTGGAAAGCATCATATACATCATCAATGCTCGTGAAATAATCCGGGTGATCAAAATCGATATTCGTCATGATTGCATAATCCGGATGATACGCTAAAAAGTGGCGACGGTATTCACATGCTTCCATAACAAAATAGGAAGCATCTTCTTTACCTGAACCAGTACCATCACCGATTAAATAAGATGTCGGCATATAACCGCCTACAACATGGCTCATTAAACCAGTCGTAGACGTTTTACCATGTGCACCTGTAATGGCAATTGAAGTATAGCGATTGCTGTACTCGCCTAAAAACTTATGATAGCGAATGACTTCAACACCTAGCTCCCGTGCACGCACTAATTCTGGATGATCATCATTAAATGCATTCCCTGCAATAACTGTTAAACCTTCTTTAATATTGTTTTCATCAAAATTTAAAATTTCTATTCCTCGGTCACGTAATGGTTGCTCCGTGAAATAATATGTTTCATAGTCGGAACCTTGAACTTGTTCTCCTGCATCAAATAGGATTTGCGCCAGGGAACTCATGCCTGAACCTTTAATACCGGTAAAATGATAGCGTGTCATTATTTATAAAACCCTCCTAGGATACGAAGACCCCATTGAATTATCAATTTTATTGTTTCAAAGTATGCCTACATTATAGCACTAAATACACGTTACGATAATTGAACGACAATTCAAATTTTTTCATTTGTCCAATTACCTAGTTCTTTAGCCTCCAAATTGCTCAAACAGCTCTTCTTCTGTAATATATACATCTCTCGGTTTGCTTCCTTTTGGTTCTGAAACATAACCATGTCGCTCTAACATATCGATTAATCTAGCTGCTCGATTATAGCCAATATGATAACGGCGTTGTAAAAGTGATGTCGATGCTGAGCCTTGTTCAAACACAAATCGGCATGCCTCTTCAAACAACTCATCTTGTTCCTCTATTGTTTCTGAGCGTTTTAATAATTCTTCCTGTTTAAAAATATATTGTGGCTCTCCTTGTTCACGTACATACTCGATAATTTCTTCGATTTCGTCATCTGTAACAAATGTACCTTGAATACGGGTTGGAGCCGACATTCCATTTCCTAAATATAGCATATCTCCGCGACCAAGCAATCGTTCTGCGCCCTGCGAATCCAATATTGTACGAGAGTCGATTTGCGATGATACAGAAAAGGCGATACGCGTTGGAATATTTGATTTTATCAGGCCTGTAATAACATCTACAGAAGGGCGCTGTGTAGCAACAATCAAATGAATTCCTGCAGCACGGGCTTTTTGCGTAATTCGCACAATGCTATCTTCCACATCTTGTGGAGACATCATCATTAAATCTGCCAACTCATCGATGACAATCAATAAGTATGGTAGCTTCTGTGCATACATACCATTTGCATCACACATTTTATTATATGCTTCTATTTTACGTGCACCGCTGTGCATAAATAACTCATAACGTCTTTCCATTTCTTCTACTGCCCACTTTAATGCTGCAGTAGCCGCTTTAACATCTGTAATAACAGGGCTGACTAAATGCGGAATATGGTTAAATGGTGCCAGTTCCACCATTTTCGGGTCAATCAGCATTAGCTTTAATTCATTCGGATTTGCTTTGTAAAGCAGGCTGACTAAAATCGAGTTAATACATACCGATTTACCCGATCCTGTCGCTCCGGCAATTAAACCATGCGGCATTTTCCGTAAGTCGATTGTGACAGGCTTCCCTGTTAAGTCCAAGCCCAGTGCCGCCTCTAATGGAGAATCAGAATCTTTAAACGATGCTGATTCTGTCACTTCAGAAAGACGGACCGAACGCGAAATCCGGTTTGGAATTTCAATACCGATTGAACGTTTCCCCGGAATTGGCGCATCAATACGAATATCCTTTGCAGCCAAGGCCAATTTAATATCATCCATTAAATTGCGGACTTTACTTACTTTCGTTCCGTGCCCTACCGTAATTTCGAATTGCGTAACAGCAGGTCCTTGTACGATCGATTCAATTTGTGCCTGAACCTGGAAATGCGATAGTGCTTCCACTAAATTTTCGCCTTGCTCATCCATCCAGTCACGGTCTTCTACCATTTCCTCCGGTGGTACTAAATATTCAAGAGGTGGTTTTACATAAGGTATTCTTTTAACTGGAGGTGCTTCTATTAAAGTTTCCGCTTCATCCACTGCCAATTCTTGTGAAGTAGATTCTTTTATGTCTGACGTTTCTTCAACAATCGGATCTTCCTCTTCATTAACTAAAGGAAGTACGGTCACTTCTTGAATTTCGGGTACTCCTTGAATATCCAATGTTTCTGGAACTTCTTCCACTATCGCTTCCGTAGTTGCAGCAACTTCTAAAAGTTCATCTTCTTGTGCCGGTACAACGGATTCACGTTCCAGCAATCCAATTGATGTAGAAGTAGAATTCCTCATCGTTCCCTCTTCAAGCTGACTGTTTGGTTCATGCTTTACGACTTGCTCGTTAAAAGTAATGACTTGATCATTTTCATGTGCTTCCCGTGCATCATTCTGAGTTGTTTGAGTATCTTGATAAAAAGTTTCCACTTCAACATCGTTTTCATGTTGCACAAAATTTTCTCGTTCAGTAAAAGCTTCATTTGGCTCTTCAAACGTATTTACACATTCTTCTCGCTTAACTTCGTCTTCTTTATTTTTTTTACTTTGTAGACTTAGTTGCTGCTCGACAAATTGCTTTGTCATTAATTTTTGCTTATCTGACTTCAGCATTACCACATTAAAAGGAACACGGCTTCTTGTGCTGATCGGCTGTACTATGTCCGTTTCTTCCTTATTTTGCTCAATGATAGTCGCTTCCTCAGATGGTGGCATTTGCTCTACATTCAATTGACCAATGTGAATCGTCGAGTTTTCAATCGTCACATGCTTCACTTGAACATCATTGATTGTTTCTGCAACAGGTGTGTCACCTTTTACAGTATCTTCCTGTTCATTTCCTATGTCAGTCACTGCTTCGTTCTGTTGCTCAAGTATCGTTTCTTCCATTGGTTGTTGGTCTACCTCAGCTGGTTCATCCTTTTCGACTAAAACCACTTCTTCATGCTCAAGTTCAGGTTCTGTTTCTGATTCAACTGGTTCTGTTTGTGGAATCTCAACTGCTAAAGAAGACTCGTGTATTAAATGTTCCTGCTGCTCTATTACGGTCTGTTGATCTTCATCTGGTGATGGTACAGCAACTGGTTCGTCCAAATGTTCTGGCGTTTCATTCTGCACAGGTTCAATTATTGATGAATGTTGCTGTTCCTTATTTTTAAGCTTTTCTTCCTGCTGTTTTTCGATTAATGTTTCAATCGATGACGGCTTTTTAAATCCGTGTACAGGCGACGGAACATCGGTAGGAATAAAACGTTTCCTAATTTCGATCGGTTTTAGAATTTGTTTGTTTTCCATTCTCTCCGCGCGTACAGGCTTATTATGGCGTATTGCTTCCCGCTCTTCCTTTAAATTCGGCAAGCGACGAACAGGATCTCTTGTGTGCACAACATTTGTTTGACCTTTCCCTTTACGGCGGCGTTCCAGTAAATCTCGTATACCAGATACTTCGACATCATATACTTCCTGTACTGTATGCTTTTGCAAATAATTTGGTAATGTCAATTTTTCCTTGTCATCATCATAAAATCGCGTCGTTTGTCTCTGCTCATTTTCTTGATTCGCTGTTTCCTCATAATCATCTTCTATTAAAGGGAATCGGAATGCTTTTTTCGGTGCTTCTTTTTCTTCCTGATAATTTTGCTGTGCCTCAGTTTGTTTTGATTGGTTTATATCGTCCATTTGGGAATACTCTTCATAATCATCATATTCTTCATCTGGATCCATTTTAAATAGTTTATTAAATTTATTTTTAATCCAACTCATAATTAACCACTTCTTTCCTTAAAAACATTGCCGTACAAATTCCACTATTTGAGACGGTCTTTATTTCTTATATTAAATACAGTATATAAATAATATACACCTCAAAAGCATATCATATTTGCCGGGTAAATGCGCTTTGTCGCTGATATTTTTAAGGATAAAAAAAAGTTAGTATGAGAGACTCAGCTCAACATACTAACTTTTCGTACTAATTAACGAGTTGAAACCTCAAATGGGCTTCCTACTTCTGCAGAATCATCCAGTACTAAAATACCTTTTACTTCCGGTGCGCCTGGAATTGCCAGTTCACGTGCAGAGCAAAGCATACCGAATGAATCTTCACCACGTAAGTTTCCTTCTTTGATCAACAAACCAGAAGGCATCACAGCACCAACTTTTGCGACAACTACTTTTTGACCTGCATCTACATTCGGTGCGCCACATACGATTTGTAATGTTTCATCCCCAACGTTCACTTTACAAACACTTAGTTTATCTGCATTTGGATGCTTTTCTTTTGATTCAACATAGCCGACTACAAATTTTGGAGAAAAATCTACTTCTAAAGAAATTTCTGCGCCATTTGCTTGTAAAGCCGCTTCTAATTTATCTACAAGTTCCGGTGTTACTTCTACATTCCCTGCAACATCCAGTTCTACGTATTTGCTTGCATTAAAAAGGTTGAATGCTTTCACTTCACCAGTTGTTTCTTCTTTTAGGATGGCTACATCGCCAGCGCGATCCATCGCTGTTTTTACGATTGGCTCCATTGCTAATTGAACTAGTAGGACATCTCCTACATGTGCTTTGTTGTAAGCTACTTTCATTTTTCTTCTTGCTCCTTTTTTACTTTGTTTTTCGCTAAAATAAATATCGGTTCTAAATGACCGTTTTCATATACAAATGACAAGCTCGTAATCGGAACCGCGCCAACTGTAAAGAAATGCATCGTCATCTGCGCTAATACATCATACCCTACTTCATTCCGAATATCACCAATAATTAATACATCCTGGTGTGGGACAGATACCGTCATTTCGCCTTCAATTTGGCTTTCCATTTCCTTTAAAAAGCTTTCATTTAGTATTCGGCTTGCATCATAGCCGTCATTCTGATTTAAAAAGTAATAAATATTGCCTGAAACTTCATCCCGTTTTACAGAAGTCGGCAATTTTTTTACAGAAAAACGGGCTGCTTCGCGTATATGCTCTTCTGTTACGTTTAATTTCGGCAACATTGATTCATCAATTAAACGATAAGTTGTGCCTAGATCGAGTGCATAATAAATACGTGTTTCCGCCGTATGGTCTGTCATGACAAATGCATGTCCATCATTTGACTTTTTAGGGAAGGACGTTGAGCGGATGATCGGATAAACAGAAGCAAGTCCGCCAAAGCCCTTTTCTTCTTCCCGTTGCATCGCTAAAAACGTTTGCTCAATTGTATAAATCACTTCATCAATTGCCTGCTGTTTTTTCGTTTCGTACTTCGTTAAAATTTCGGGTAAAGAGATATCCATCCCTCGTCCGATTTTTTTATGTTCAAGACGTAATTTATCATGCTTTTCATCGAATGTGAATGTAAAGTTTGCCTCACCTAATTTAGTCTTCAGTTCAGCTACTAACTGTTTCGATTCCATTCAACCACTCCTTTATCTAATCAAAAACGGCTCACAAATGTGAACCGTTCCATTTACTTCTTCTATTGTAACAAAAAAGCCATGTGATTACTTTACTCAATGCTTGTACAATGCTTCAACTAATCAATCACTTTCACTGTTTTTACAATTTCCATCATTTCCTGAATTTTATCGTCAATCTTCTTATCCACGGAAATAGTCGACAGCTTTACGCCGCCTAAATTAACAATCAGCTCATATTTTTCTTCAGGAAATTTTGTGACAGCAGAAAATCCGAATTGGCCAGCCGCATCGAAAGTTTTCTCTTCAACGATTTCATTTTTATTTTCCTGCTTTAATAGATCATACTGTAACTGACTGTCTTCCGGTTCGTTTTGATTGACGAATAGTATATAGGAATCTTTACCGTTCAGAATCGTATAATTCAATTCATCGATTCCTTTTTCAATACTATATCCATTTGGTAAGTATAACTCTATATGTCCAATCGTTTTGTTTGCTTTATTCGGTTCGCTGCTAAATATTGTTTCAGCATTTTCCATCCCTGCTTGTGCCTGTTCTTCGACTGTTTGACTACATGCTGATAATATAACAACAAGTGAAGTAAGCAAAAACGCATGTATCCATTTACGACTCATTGTTTTCCCTCTCTTTCAAACGTTCAATCGTATCATAATTATTTTTCAAGCCGTAATGCAACAAATGTGCTCTATATCTGGTCCTTTTGATCTTTATTCATTTTAAACAGTATTTGGCCAACTAATAACTTAACAATGTGTTCAAACATTTCTTTTCGGTCAATCAGATTATTTGAAAAAATACCCACTGCCCCTTGATGATGACGAATATTTTCGCTATTTGTATAGACGTCCATCACTGGTCCAAGTTCCTTTCCCATACGAAGCTCCTGTGCAATTTCTTCAGGTAAGGCAAATTGTGCTCCTGAGCTGGCAATGACTGTGCCATCCTTTAAAACAGCCGCCCCCCAATTACAGCAATACATTGTTCCTTCAATTTCATCGACGCCGCCTTCAAGTCCAAATGTTATATCAGCATTTGTCAGCATCATCGTATGACGTGCACGATTGATTGCACCCTGTCTTGTTTCTTCATTTGAGAATGGTTGAATCGACACATCAGAAGGTACATCCATATTTTCTATTGCCGCTTCCGGGAAATACTGTTTAACAATTACTTCAACGGCACCTAATTTTGCTTTATTTTTCGATCCGACTGCTACTTTCATTATTTCATCTCCAAGCTGTTCATTTTTTAAACGGTCTATACCAATAAAAACTGGTTTACCGATTTTTATGTAAGTCACGTTAAACCTATTTCCGCAACTAAAAAACAAGAATGCGATAAGTTCGCATCCTTGTATTATAATATAATATTGACTTTTTTTATACGTTTGCGCGAATAGATTCGATTGTAGAACGGTCTGCACTTTGGATTAATTTAACTAGCAGTTCTTTCGCCGCTGCATAGTCATCTACATGAATAATCGAAGCAGAAGTGTGAATATATCGTGAGCAAACCCCGATTACTGCCGATGGAATTCCGTCATTTTGTGTGTGCACACGTCCTGCATCTGTACCACCTTGAGAAACGAAATATTGGTATGGAATATTGTTTGATTCTGCTGTGTCCAGCACAAATTCACGCATAC harbors:
- the yjjX gene encoding NTPase (pyrophosphatase; has activity against dUTP and dITP; the crystal structure of the Vibrio protein showed similarity to Methanococcus janaschii Mj0226; in Vibrio cholerae this gene is part of the Mba operon that is involved in regulation and maintenance of biofilms; in Escherichia coli overexpression of this gene leads to resistance to an HMP analog), with translation MTYIKIGKPVFIGIDRLKNEQLGDEIMKVAVGSKNKAKLGAVEVIVKQYFPEAAIENMDVPSDVSIQPFSNEETRQGAINRARHTMMLTNADITFGLEGGVDEIEGTMYCCNWGAAVLKDGTVIASSGAQFALPEEIAQELRMGKELGPVMDVYTNSENIRHHQGAVGIFSNNLIDRKEMFEHIVKLLVGQILFKMNKDQKDQI